From Streptomyces kaniharaensis, the proteins below share one genomic window:
- a CDS encoding AAA family ATPase has protein sequence MTDAAPTHPLAEILGGKPPRRDTHEGWQYYCRSRRSFVPAPRLSLDQWQAMSDRDKALHNLHRTATHVNMPLQETPMAKRVASLVDRRIRGNAMRLTSATWPGVMVFGLGYQGKTETVCDIAAEFEVTFREAGHQINPHAMPGTRALHAPVVYVQTPVTATPKSTCQAILDFFGAHTKGLTLPQLVQQVAASLDGHGVRALILDDITRLRMHRADDQDVLDLIRAFMSMNVTLVLIGADIPGSGLLRKAKWDSRARQWVFPPSASTHVHGLEVTQTERRFDLVELGTFECTTSEGIEAFLDHLAGLEDGLRLFKAWPGMLTGGTMPEYLRRRTNGVIGLLARLIEDGAMEAMASGKEYLDEELLDTITISLDALGRDPGAGEIPIVPDLSSSKAKKPPTRRQKRPRNTVFDDLGPRAAAGGA, from the coding sequence ATGACCGATGCCGCACCGACCCACCCGCTCGCCGAGATCCTCGGCGGCAAGCCTCCCCGCCGGGACACCCACGAGGGCTGGCAGTACTACTGCCGGTCCCGCCGGTCCTTCGTCCCGGCGCCCCGGCTGTCCCTGGACCAGTGGCAGGCGATGAGCGATCGCGACAAAGCGCTCCACAACCTGCACCGCACGGCGACGCACGTCAACATGCCGCTGCAGGAGACACCGATGGCAAAGAGGGTCGCCTCTCTCGTCGACCGGCGCATCCGGGGCAACGCCATGCGGCTCACGTCCGCGACCTGGCCTGGGGTGATGGTCTTCGGCCTCGGTTACCAGGGAAAGACCGAGACCGTCTGCGACATCGCCGCCGAGTTCGAGGTCACCTTCCGGGAAGCGGGCCACCAGATCAATCCGCACGCGATGCCCGGAACGCGAGCGCTTCACGCCCCTGTCGTCTATGTCCAGACGCCGGTCACCGCGACGCCGAAGAGCACCTGCCAGGCGATCCTCGACTTCTTCGGCGCCCACACGAAGGGCCTGACCCTTCCCCAGCTCGTCCAGCAGGTCGCGGCCTCGCTCGACGGCCATGGGGTCCGCGCGTTGATTCTGGACGACATCACGAGACTCCGCATGCACCGGGCCGACGACCAGGACGTCCTCGATCTGATCCGGGCGTTCATGAGCATGAACGTCACCCTCGTCCTGATCGGCGCCGACATCCCCGGTTCCGGCCTGCTGCGGAAGGCGAAGTGGGACTCCCGGGCCCGCCAGTGGGTGTTCCCGCCCTCGGCGAGCACCCACGTCCACGGCCTGGAGGTGACCCAGACCGAGCGCCGTTTCGACCTCGTCGAACTCGGGACCTTCGAATGCACCACCTCGGAAGGCATCGAGGCCTTCCTGGACCACCTGGCCGGCCTGGAAGACGGCCTGCGGCTGTTCAAGGCCTGGCCAGGAATGCTCACCGGGGGCACCATGCCCGAATACCTGAGGCGCCGCACCAACGGTGTCATCGGCCTGCTCGCGCGCCTGATTGAGGACGGCGCCATGGAGGCCATGGCCAGCGGGAAGGAGTACCTCGACGAGGAGCTTCTCGACACGATCACCATCAGCCTCGACGCACTGGGCCGCGATCCCGGAGCCGGGGAGATCCCCATCGTTCCGGACCTCTCCTCTTCCAAGGCGAAGAAGCCTCCGACCCGACGGCAGAAGCGCCCGCGCAACACCGTCTTCGACGACCTCGGCCCCAGGGCAGCCGCGGGCGGGGCCTGA